Proteins from one Microbacterium proteolyticum genomic window:
- a CDS encoding NUDIX hydrolase: MTIQPPAPGEPRRPHGPRDPGDAWVEAPTGERYWGRFGAAGLLAVDAQRGVLLQHRVSWSHFGDTWALPGGARHQGESARDGALRESAEEAGVPVDAVQPRFESVLDLGIWSYSTLVADVTTPFEPVISDPESVALEWVPVDDVASRPLHPGFASAWPVLRDALSARPAVIVDVANVVGSVPDGWWKDRAGAASRLLAQLSRLAIDGVDAEHLGLAATRWFPFVSAVLEGDARAADVDADQVGVFRAAGSGDDEIVAVARKLVGSWNPVIVVTSDRGLAARVEELGASVRGVRWLREQLG, encoded by the coding sequence ATGACGATCCAACCCCCCGCCCCCGGTGAGCCGCGGCGTCCGCACGGACCCCGCGATCCCGGCGACGCCTGGGTCGAAGCGCCCACGGGCGAGCGCTACTGGGGACGCTTCGGCGCCGCCGGACTGCTCGCCGTCGACGCTCAGCGCGGAGTGCTGCTACAGCACCGCGTCTCGTGGAGCCACTTCGGCGACACGTGGGCGCTCCCCGGCGGCGCGCGGCACCAGGGCGAATCCGCCCGCGACGGCGCGCTGCGCGAGTCGGCGGAGGAAGCGGGGGTCCCCGTGGATGCCGTGCAGCCCCGGTTCGAGAGCGTCCTCGACCTCGGGATCTGGTCGTACTCGACGCTCGTCGCCGACGTGACCACGCCGTTCGAGCCGGTGATCAGCGACCCCGAGAGCGTGGCGCTCGAGTGGGTGCCGGTCGACGATGTGGCATCCCGCCCCCTCCACCCCGGGTTCGCTTCCGCATGGCCGGTGCTGCGCGACGCGCTGTCGGCGCGACCCGCGGTGATCGTCGACGTCGCGAACGTCGTGGGGTCGGTGCCCGACGGGTGGTGGAAAGACCGCGCGGGTGCCGCGTCGCGGTTGCTGGCGCAGCTCTCGCGGCTCGCGATCGACGGGGTGGATGCCGAGCACCTCGGTCTCGCGGCCACGCGCTGGTTCCCGTTCGTGTCGGCAGTGCTCGAGGGCGACGCGCGGGCGGCGGACGTGGACGCGGACCAAGTGGGTGTGTTCCGGGCTGCGGGGTCGGGCGATGACGAGATCGTCGCCGTCGCGCGGAAGCTCGTGGGGTCGTGGAACCCCGTGATCGTCGTGACCAGCGACCGCGGGCTCGCGGCGCGCGTCGAGGAGCTCGGCGCGTCGGTGCGCGGGGTTCGGTGGCTGCGGGAGCAGCTGGGCTGA
- a CDS encoding RNA-binding S4 domain-containing protein: MTDATPTARVDAWLWAIRVYKTRSAATTACRAGHVRVNGERAKAAQPVRPGDELRVRIQGFDRILVVKKTIAKRVGAALVAEAADDRTPPPPPRESTPFVPVRDRGAGRPTKRDRREIEKLRGRDVD; this comes from the coding sequence ATGACGGATGCCACGCCCACCGCGCGCGTCGACGCGTGGCTGTGGGCCATCCGCGTCTACAAGACCCGGTCGGCCGCGACCACGGCGTGCCGCGCGGGCCACGTGCGCGTCAACGGCGAGCGCGCGAAGGCCGCCCAGCCGGTCCGCCCGGGCGATGAGCTGCGCGTGCGGATCCAGGGTTTCGACCGCATCCTCGTGGTGAAGAAGACCATCGCGAAGCGTGTCGGCGCGGCGCTGGTCGCCGAGGCTGCCGACGACCGCACTCCCCCGCCGCCGCCCCGCGAGAGCACCCCCTTCGTGCCGGTCCGCGACCGCGGCGCCGGACGCCCCACGAAGCGCGACCGCCGCGAGATCGAGAAGCTTCGCGGGCGCGACGTCGACTGA
- a CDS encoding GNAT family N-acetyltransferase encodes MAIEILPATGDRFDDAETALDSGDGPECQCQWWLLPNGPWKDASVADRTEMFRAELNGDLPPGLIAYVDGEPAGWVRVGPRTAQPRLARTRNVTGSTTEPLDDEDVWAVTCFVVRKAHRGGGLMRDLLDAAVDAARDGGARVVEGYPRDPSAAKIPVNDLYLGTVSIFEEAGFTVVDRPKPDRALVSLTLRD; translated from the coding sequence ATGGCTATCGAGATCCTCCCCGCGACCGGTGACCGCTTCGACGACGCCGAGACCGCGCTCGACAGCGGCGACGGTCCCGAATGCCAGTGCCAGTGGTGGCTGCTGCCGAACGGCCCGTGGAAGGACGCGTCGGTCGCCGACCGCACCGAGATGTTCCGCGCCGAGCTCAACGGCGACCTGCCACCCGGACTCATCGCCTACGTCGATGGCGAACCGGCCGGGTGGGTGCGGGTCGGCCCGCGGACGGCCCAGCCTCGACTGGCCCGCACCCGCAACGTCACCGGTTCCACGACCGAACCGCTCGACGACGAAGATGTCTGGGCGGTCACGTGCTTCGTCGTCCGCAAGGCGCACCGCGGTGGCGGACTGATGCGCGACCTGCTGGATGCCGCCGTCGACGCCGCCCGCGACGGCGGCGCGCGCGTCGTTGAGGGGTACCCGCGCGACCCGTCCGCGGCGAAGATCCCGGTGAACGACCTCTACCTCGGCACGGTGTCGATCTTCGAAGAGGCGGGGTTCACCGTGGTCGACCGCCCCAAGCCCGACCGCGCGCTCGTGTCCCTCACGCTCCGCGACTGA
- a CDS encoding DUF2188 domain-containing protein, producing MADYDVQYDKDKGDWSAKREGASQAAGRYGTQAEAHDAAVGFATRSGGGEVRDHRKDNNQIRNTDTVGKKDPYPPKG from the coding sequence ATGGCTGATTATGACGTGCAGTACGACAAGGACAAAGGCGACTGGAGCGCCAAACGAGAGGGTGCCTCGCAAGCGGCCGGCCGCTACGGCACGCAGGCTGAAGCGCACGACGCTGCGGTGGGGTTCGCAACCCGTAGCGGCGGCGGTGAGGTCCGCGACCACCGTAAGGACAACAACCAAATCCGCAACACGGACACCGTCGGCAAGAAGGATCCGTACCCGCCGAAGGGTTGA
- a CDS encoding DUF6615 family protein, with protein MDELARSTWASLVDAYDLDVDWGEVTITHTVLLALKRLLREQSLPLLVERVRAHDEKASGADFELWVQSASGNVVGFSIQAKRVYLGRKKPEYQALGHKGALPKEKQYDTLLRHAAKNGTVPFHLFYNGWALPRTDIAFPSGRDTELFGCAVVRTSEVRRIRNANVRRGMNEVSRFAKISMPWSDLLRLPSGGSAGGGGGSSDGGTSGGGNPTSGIPDPSQSPAAPAPLRVSDEDLRKLLELHSAEPVDDKVRIREGLPDYVTAALSSTAAAGHEDLQDDPTLPEVVAVIKGA; from the coding sequence ATGGACGAGCTGGCACGCAGCACCTGGGCATCGCTCGTTGACGCGTATGACCTTGACGTCGACTGGGGTGAGGTCACGATCACCCATACGGTTCTGCTCGCGCTGAAGCGATTGCTTCGCGAACAATCACTGCCGCTTCTCGTGGAACGCGTGCGTGCGCACGACGAGAAGGCGAGCGGGGCAGACTTCGAGTTGTGGGTTCAATCGGCGTCCGGCAACGTGGTCGGCTTCAGCATTCAGGCGAAGCGGGTATATCTCGGCCGGAAGAAACCCGAGTACCAAGCTCTCGGCCACAAGGGCGCGTTGCCCAAAGAGAAGCAGTACGACACACTCCTCCGGCACGCTGCCAAGAACGGCACCGTGCCATTCCACCTCTTCTACAACGGCTGGGCTCTCCCCCGCACTGACATCGCTTTTCCATCCGGCCGGGACACGGAGTTGTTCGGATGCGCGGTCGTTCGCACGTCCGAAGTACGACGGATTCGGAACGCCAACGTTAGGCGCGGAATGAACGAAGTCTCGCGCTTTGCCAAGATATCGATGCCGTGGTCCGACTTGCTCCGATTGCCATCTGGCGGGTCAGCAGGTGGAGGTGGCGGCTCTAGTGATGGTGGAACCTCCGGCGGGGGCAATCCGACAAGTGGCATTCCTGATCCGTCACAGTCGCCGGCGGCCCCCGCTCCGCTTCGGGTGTCCGACGAAGATCTCCGCAAACTGCTTGAGCTCCATTCGGCCGAGCCCGTTGACGACAAGGTGAGAATCAGGGAGGGGCTCCCCGACTACGTGACCGCCGCTCTGTCCAGTACCGCCGCCGCGGGACACGAGGATCTCCAGGACGACCCAACGCTGCCGGAAGTGGTGGCGGTGATCAAGGGCGCCTGA
- a CDS encoding DEAD/DEAH box helicase, with protein sequence MTADGNVPATPADLYRDDLNPGPGAVPGLWAHQSEMLKTFAEHEGKPDVALELPMGTGKTLTGLLIAEWTRRKRQARVIYAVPTKQLARQVVAAAGPEDIQTALLIGRSRDWPSGAQAAYESASAIAVSTYSSIFNTNPRLADADLILFDDAHAGEQYVGEAYGVSINRWAKSGEYHAVLNAVAPALDGVFLERLRAGDPDPNIGADVRMVVPLRQPGMVASLAEALGTCTESQSYQFAMIRAGLSSSLVYVAYSGILVRPYIPPTHQNALFSGARQRVYLSATLGEGGEIERAFGRSGIHRLGQPTTPPRYGRRFFVFPEFVEQSDPADLARDVVKKAGKALVLAPKKDVAMEDAAALAKPGWTIMGVDDVADGMGPFAALKNGVCGLAARYDGLDLPGDSCRLVALDGVPNQDNLQERFLQNRARASVALAARVRTRVIQGAGRCTRGPRDTAIVLVLGGELSRYLTRPEVTQALDPELQAELRFGRENSQAFGVGDVMENVRAFLEQETDDTWRAGAEPVLTDYRKEMSQHLPDGTASLAACSSHEIQAWAAATAEGWAEAAVHAHEAARLVGAGGRANAGYRAFWLYLEAVWSDQAADKAGDQAGRAAALALVRQAEQVLGLGSWVRQMAPFPAAERSPLAAVDALAVAEIAGRLAGGVNQAAILRQIGAIQAGLAERDPGKYEPALTDLGKMLGAAAFKPKPNGRCDSVWPWGNELWLAVEAKSDHEPTGVVPHKDIRQANDQLRLLAADAGLDAAPLGSATIVVSPKPGIHGDGIAGAESHVHFAAPSSIAEIAHDADSAWSDLLAKSSGRTEAQLRELVADTFNSRGILPSQVHDRLTRDPVNARAE encoded by the coding sequence ATGACCGCTGACGGAAACGTCCCCGCGACGCCGGCGGATCTCTATCGCGACGACTTGAACCCTGGCCCGGGCGCAGTGCCGGGGCTCTGGGCTCACCAGTCCGAGATGCTCAAGACGTTCGCCGAACACGAAGGCAAGCCGGACGTCGCCCTGGAACTGCCCATGGGAACCGGAAAAACGCTCACCGGTCTGCTTATCGCTGAATGGACGCGGCGCAAGCGCCAAGCTCGCGTGATCTACGCGGTTCCGACGAAGCAGCTCGCGCGCCAGGTCGTCGCTGCCGCAGGCCCGGAGGACATCCAGACGGCCCTCCTGATCGGGCGGAGCCGCGACTGGCCGAGTGGCGCGCAGGCCGCGTACGAGTCGGCAAGCGCCATCGCAGTCAGTACGTACAGCAGCATCTTCAACACGAACCCCCGGCTGGCGGACGCCGATCTGATCCTGTTCGATGACGCGCATGCCGGCGAACAATACGTGGGCGAGGCGTACGGCGTCAGTATCAACAGGTGGGCGAAATCAGGCGAGTACCACGCGGTGCTCAATGCCGTCGCGCCTGCGCTCGACGGCGTTTTCCTTGAGCGCTTGCGTGCTGGCGACCCCGACCCCAACATCGGCGCTGACGTGCGGATGGTCGTGCCGCTGCGGCAGCCCGGCATGGTCGCGAGCCTCGCGGAGGCGCTGGGCACATGCACTGAATCACAGAGCTACCAATTCGCGATGATCCGGGCCGGCCTCAGCTCAAGCCTCGTGTACGTGGCCTACTCGGGCATCCTAGTGCGCCCGTACATTCCGCCGACGCATCAGAACGCGTTGTTCTCCGGGGCAAGGCAACGCGTCTACCTTTCCGCGACACTAGGCGAGGGCGGGGAGATTGAGCGGGCATTCGGCCGCAGCGGCATCCATCGCCTTGGGCAGCCGACCACCCCGCCCCGCTACGGACGGCGTTTCTTCGTGTTCCCGGAGTTCGTCGAGCAGTCCGATCCCGCGGACCTGGCGCGCGACGTCGTGAAGAAGGCAGGCAAAGCGCTCGTCCTCGCCCCAAAGAAGGACGTCGCGATGGAGGATGCGGCGGCGCTGGCCAAACCCGGGTGGACCATCATGGGCGTCGACGATGTCGCGGACGGGATGGGACCGTTCGCGGCGCTCAAGAACGGCGTGTGCGGGCTGGCCGCTCGGTACGACGGGCTTGATCTGCCCGGTGACAGCTGCCGGCTCGTCGCCCTGGACGGCGTCCCGAACCAGGACAATCTCCAGGAGCGATTCCTTCAGAACCGGGCCCGCGCGAGCGTAGCGCTCGCGGCACGAGTGCGGACGCGCGTGATTCAGGGCGCGGGGCGATGCACGCGCGGCCCGCGCGACACCGCGATCGTACTGGTGCTGGGCGGCGAGCTGTCCCGCTATCTCACTCGCCCCGAAGTCACGCAGGCCCTCGATCCAGAGCTCCAGGCGGAACTGCGATTCGGACGCGAGAACTCGCAGGCGTTCGGCGTCGGAGACGTGATGGAGAACGTCCGTGCGTTCCTCGAGCAGGAGACGGATGACACCTGGCGGGCCGGCGCCGAACCAGTTCTGACTGACTACCGAAAGGAAATGTCACAACACTTGCCGGATGGCACGGCGTCGCTCGCAGCGTGCAGTTCGCACGAAATCCAGGCCTGGGCTGCGGCAACTGCGGAGGGTTGGGCGGAGGCCGCCGTGCATGCGCACGAGGCCGCGCGCCTCGTGGGAGCTGGCGGCCGAGCAAACGCGGGCTACCGGGCATTCTGGCTGTACCTCGAAGCTGTGTGGTCGGATCAGGCCGCAGACAAAGCGGGAGATCAGGCCGGACGCGCGGCGGCGCTCGCGCTCGTCCGACAGGCAGAGCAGGTGCTTGGGCTCGGTTCGTGGGTTCGGCAGATGGCGCCGTTCCCGGCGGCCGAGCGGTCTCCTCTCGCAGCCGTCGATGCGTTGGCAGTCGCCGAGATCGCTGGTCGCCTCGCGGGCGGCGTGAACCAGGCGGCGATCCTCCGGCAGATCGGCGCGATTCAGGCGGGTCTTGCCGAGAGAGACCCCGGCAAGTACGAGCCGGCGCTTACCGACCTGGGGAAGATGCTCGGTGCGGCCGCGTTCAAGCCGAAGCCGAACGGGCGTTGCGACTCGGTCTGGCCGTGGGGCAACGAGCTGTGGCTTGCGGTCGAGGCGAAGAGCGACCATGAGCCGACGGGCGTCGTGCCGCACAAGGACATCCGTCAGGCGAACGACCAGCTCCGTCTCCTTGCCGCGGATGCTGGCCTCGACGCGGCCCCTCTCGGGAGCGCCACGATCGTTGTCTCACCCAAGCCGGGAATCCACGGGGACGGAATCGCCGGAGCAGAGAGCCACGTACATTTCGCCGCGCCGTCGAGCATCGCCGAAATCGCGCACGATGCCGACTCTGCCTGGTCTGACCTCCTTGCGAAGTCCTCAGGACGCACAGAAGCGCAGCTTAGGGAGCTTGTCGCGGACACGTTCAACAGCCGCGGAATCCTCCCCTCCCAGGTGCACGACAGGCTCACGCGGGATCCGGTCAACGCCAGGGCGGAGTAG